Proteins encoded together in one Penicillium digitatum chromosome 1, complete sequence window:
- a CDS encoding Cytochrome b5, putative: MSKTFTPAEVASHTTADAGFYIIIDSNVYDVTNFIDEHPGGAKILKRVAGKDASKQFWKYHNETVMKKYSPKLKIGEVREAAKL, encoded by the exons ATGTCCAAAACATTCACCCCCGCCGAGGTGGCCTCTCACACGACCGCCGATGCGGGCTTCTACATCATTATCGACAGCAATGTCTACGATGTAACCAACTTTATCGACGAGCACCCCGGCGGTGCAAAAATCCTTAAGCGTGTAGCGGGCAAGGATGCCTCAAAGCAGTTCTGGAAG TATCACAACGAAACCGTGATGAAGAAGTATTCGCCCAAGCTAAAGATCGGCGAAGTCAGGGAGGCCGCGAAGCTGTGA
- a CDS encoding Haloacid dehalogenase, type II: protein MSAEHPPQILFFDTFGTVVSWRKHVTAELSTAALQALDHHCNDFPADLRDRAAAMTGDDWLVFVAEWRRTYNVFTSTFDPSKEFVSVDQHHYNALQDLLRQRGLNGLFTDEKLWELAFAWHRLNPWTDSVPGLELLNRRFATSTLSNGNVSLLQDLQRHGSLPFTYLVSAENFGAYKPSPLVYNGAAKNFGLEPGQCGLVAAHLNDLKAAKSCGFQTIYVERELEEKMSKEEAEKVKAEGWVDMWVDLESDGFREVARRFGIQ from the coding sequence ATGTCGGCAGAGCACCCACCTCAGATACTATTTTTCGATACATTCGGCACAGTAGTTTCATGGCGTAAACATGTCACCGCAGAGCTGAGCACAGCCGCCCTACAGGCTCTGGACCATCACTGCAATGACTTTCCTGCCGACTTGCGGGACCGCGCTGCAGCCATGACTGGGGACGACTGGCTAGTTTTCGTCGCAGAATGGCGGCGGACTTACAATGTATTTACCAGCACATTTGATCCATCCAAAGAGTTTGTGTCCGTCGATCAGCACCACTACAACGCCCTTCAGGACCTCTTGCGGCAGCGCGGTCTGAATGGTCTGTTCACTGATGAGAAGCTGTGGGAACTCGCTTTCGCCTGGCACCGGCTCAACCCGTGGACTGATAGTGTTCCGGGTCTCGAGTTGTTGAACCGTCGGTTCGCCACTTCTACTTTGTCGAATGGGAATGTCTCTTTACTGCAGGATCTCCAGCGACATGGATCGCTGCCTTTCACATACCTTGTTAGTGCCGAGAATTTCGGGGCTTACAAGCCTTCTCCGCTGGTTTACAATGGTGCGGCCAAGAATTTTGGACTGGAGCCAGGCCAGTGCGGACTGGTTGCGGCGCATCTCAACGATTTGAAAGCTGCTAAGAGCTGCGGGTTTCAGACTATCTATGTTGAGCGTGAGCTGGAGGAGAAAATGTCAAAGgaggaggccgagaaggtCAAGGCGGAGGGTTGGGTGGATATGTGGGTTGATCTTGAGTCTGATGGCTTCCGAGAGGTGGCCAGGCGATTTGGGATTCAGTAA
- a CDS encoding Amino acid/polyamine transporter I: MGEDNVKTRAVISELVQTRRGLKQRHIQMIALAGTIGTGLFLAIGISLARGGPLSMLLAYCFVGMLTCCMVFPAAELSALVPLSGGIIRHAEWFVDPALAFAQAWNIVYANSILLPAEMVTCAVIIDFWSVVNYAAWVRVLDALLIIRNLLLVNLNGKLEVVFAISKVALVVGVKIWNVFITSGAGPQGYPVGFRFWRDPGPFAQFLGIDGSWGRLLGFWRVLNSAAYAFSNVENISVAAAEMQNPRHNIPKAAKRVFWRILTFNLITIFRMGLVVPSNDTELLSNSGDIRASPFAIADTNVGITVVSLIINAVVVTSAWGAGNSAMLVGTRRHMVSLKRGMLQSYSFASIASKFPGHQLL; the protein is encoded by the exons ATGGGCGAAGATAACGTTAAAACACGTGCAGTCATTTCCGAGCTTGTTCAAACAAGACGAGGGCTGAAACAACGCCATATTCAAATGATAGCCCTAGCTGGAACTATTGGTACAGGCCTTTTCCTAGCAATCGGAATCTCTCTAGCAAGGGGTGGACCACTTAGCATGTTGCTCGCATATTGCTTTGTCGGCATGCTTACCTGCTGCATGGTTTTTCCCGCCGCGGAGCTAAGTGCTCTGGTACCTCTTTCTGGTGGGATTATAAGACATGCAGAATGGTTCGTTGACCCTGCGCTGGCGTTTGCTCAAGCCTGGAATATTGTTTATGCAAATTCTATACTGCTTCCGGCTGAGATGGTGACTTGTGCTGTCATTATCGACTTTTGGTCTGTTGTTAACTATGCGGCATGGGTTCGCGTCCTTGATGCTTTGCTCATCATCAGAAATTTACTATTGGTCAATCTTAACGGCAAGTTGGAGGTTGTGTTTGCAATTTCAAAGGTTGCTCTGGTTGTTGGCGTGAAAATCTGG AATGTCTTCATCACCTCTGGCGCAGGCCCACAGGGCTATCCCGTGGGATTTCGGTTTTGGCGAGACCCTGGGCCCTTTGCGCAGTTCCTTGGGATCGATGGCTCATGGGGACGGCTCCTAGGATTTTGGCGTGTTTTAAACAGTGCAGCCTATGCATTTTCAAATGTTGAGAATATCTCGGTTGCAGCAGCTGAGATGCAAAACCCTCGCCATAACATCCCCAAGGCTGCCAAACGTGTGTTTTGGAGAATCCTGACATTTAATCTGATCACCATTTTCAGGATGGGCCTTGTAGTTCCCTCCAACGATACTGAGCTGCTGTCAAACTCCGGGGATATAAGAGCGTCTCCATTTGCGATTGCTGACACCAATGTCGGGATCACAGTGGTATCTTTGATAATAAATGCCGTCGTTGTCACAAGTGCATGGGGCGCTGGTAACTCTG CAATGCTCGTTGGAACCAGACGCCATATGGTCTCGCTCAAGAGGGGCATGCTCCAAAGCTATTCATTCGCATCAATCGCTTCGAAGTTCCCTGGACATCAGTTGCTGTAG
- a CDS encoding Esterase, putative — MQLKFLTSLAQGQPGVLHHCTETLVAFEYTRSHVPKPHTLVFVGGLGDSLGSVDYLSDVVRALDPSQWSVFSLILSCAGGGWGMGRLGKDVDELSQCVSYIRKYKEPQFGTGKVVIMGHSTGSQDVMHYINCPNPRPAHPVFDQNRRPILRVPVDGAIMQAPVSDREGILWVVKCGTARDSPAKMRAIYDKAVADARRVTYEDHDRVDTVVPLSITSRIGYPPTAPVSSRRFLSLVSPDSPEDPSEDDLFSSDLSDEQFRGTFGMIRERGLLKQKMLVLYSGRDQSVPPWVNKEALLKRWQIAADGSGRQIWDPRSTVIPNASHALSDGDQAEPRRILVERVTAYLKDIQRG, encoded by the exons ATGCAGCTCAAGTTTCTCACTTCACTGGCCCAGGGACAGCCCGGTGTGCTACACCACTGT ACCGAAACCCTCGTCGCCTTTGAATACACACGCAGCCATGTACCCAAGCCGCACACACTCGTCTTCGTCGGTGGGCTAGGTGACAGCCTCGGTTCGGTCGACTATTTGAGCGATGTGGTCCGCGCGCTAGACCCATCCCAATGGAGCGTGTTCTCGCTGATCCTCTCGTGCGCCGGCGGGGGTTGGGGCATGGGACGACTGGGCAAAGATGTCGACGAGCTATCACAATGCGTCTCGTACATACGAAAATACAAGGAGCCACAATTTGGCACTGGAAAGGTGGTCATCATGGGCCATTCAACGGGCAGCCAGGACGTGATGCACTATATCAATTGTCCTAACCCACGGCCGGCACACCCTGTCTTCGACCAAAACCGCAGGCCGATTCTGCGGGTGCCAGTCGACGGAGCGATAATGCAAGCGCCTGTTTCTGACCGCGAGGGCATATTATGGGTTGTGAAGTGTGGCACTGCGCGTGATAGCCCAGCCAAGATGCGTGCGATATACGACAAGGCTGTTGCCGATGCGCGGCGGGTGACCTATGAAGATCACGATCGTGTTGATACGGTTGTGCCGTTGTCTATAACTTCGCGGATTGGGTATCCGCCCACTGCGCCGGTTAGCAGTCGGCGGTTCTTGAGTCTGGTTAGCCCAGATAGCCCGGAGGATCCGTCTGAGGATGACTTATTTAGTTCCGATTTGAGTGACGAGCAGTTCCGTGGGACTTTTGGGATGATTCGGGAGAGGGGATTGCTGAAGCAGAAAATGCTGGTGCTGTACTCTGGGAGGGATCAGTCGGTGCCACCATGGGTCAATAAGGAGGCTCTCTTGAAGCGGTGGCAGATTGCTGCTGATGGGAGTGGACGGCAGATCTGGGATCCAAGGAGCACTGTTATTCCTAATGCATCGCATGCGCTGAGTGATGGCGATCAAGCGGAGCCGCGGCGGATTTTGGTGGAGAGGGTGACGGCTTACTTAAAAGACATCCAGCGAGGATGA
- a CDS encoding Nuclear migration protein, putative yields the protein MAHPSPAPFFRSRVPSKGSRSRPSLRRRDSSPPSSSPPSLLIPTFSPDGQTDEDDIDITEDSLSPFDARRITPTLHASLVSEILSLRREIESKTKAIDGLEESLDESRTENETLTASLSQATWEGRLLKHQIQLLEGGTSSAMTELARERDEAVENIGDVRRKLEQAQKKARSREEEVERTQLLWNRDQESWANERRTLERKVHVVEGRLKTVLNEIAATQEVATSHSRSQPGKTGDFVPDKNKESDSASVASSSLGRRRASVTSVSSEEVEEAVMFRNARYSVISFASGVKDGPGVNLADELDFDEEVEDEDEDEDDDEDKGEDEDEDEDENDVEGEDEFVLSDDEDELPASPGALPEERPMSVHSQGSHSISDKARKILGLSLQSSDLHSPTAMEFRTRELGLASPVKLDSAVEYRDIGIQYSPPPSPTIETRVVHNNHPESTEMASEPDKDDDLDTNMSETMDSATLPVAPQMVSTSCQTVDEPPSPPGIPNAAESPQPVESISEQVRMTSVSTQTDVIPESDVVQSENHINLPPNDVPSQMDIPMIAIHPPGSEPSSPRNSVVLPPQTKNIGCQANFRAIADCRSVAIQTEETRIDLRPVKLPASLLPSAIQDALPRSELQGPSLEPYTVPPLPPRSEKRKQRPLVTDHSTDGPVKPPRASYPDHVQAYPGNNDNGPLSNDALSNIRRPLRSSSLFAGFEHNSDDEGPHNERDVFTDDELLNRPFAAYTVSRGKLITTKSRPSLDDMSLPEVDEQLTSPESRPPDIGRSRVSQWSGTAFSSIRQPGIRKMTLISSGTALHQKPRARSPSEPSLDSGSAGSSIAPPFPVPIRLSSRKLPLNGSDGPPSPTHSVSRQSPDRGRHSIVRRPSVRRVRSATAKSQSGIIERAETFSSPSQSISTLSPESPTYRPYRPPPPMPCDDITAPHERCGPPKRAPSSQTRNREQCERKDSTGGVQPTSVVDAIAQTMVGEWMFKYVRRRKSFGVGESKENWEGKNPEDVSANITNSGVRHRRWVWLAPYEGSIMWSSKQPTSGPALLGKSGRKFAIQSVLDVKDDNPMPKGAGSSPPFNRSILVLTPQRALKFTALTIERHYVWLTALSFLSHSSIGLQELAALPPVPQEESPTLPHVSLNRNPIRDSIRVAKGRPRPIPKGKRSFNSAGAPAPVPEVPDDSIDQAADAPHVPRFSTHSRKRSNTAPRPALHALRSFSSAGTMPSLHSGTTAGSSEPHSSAMQPPVLSPSIGSRHSSISLRTSETSGRASSVAGSNMFDIGTVRMEAFIDHHAEEMNRPRAPPRQRHTRKTSSQWSERQYEFDTPSVNGSEFSYRPEDQWREF from the exons ATGGCTCACCCGTCCCCGGCACCATTTTTCAGATCTCGAGTTCCATCCAAAGGATCAAGATCGAGACCGTCTTTGCGCCGGCGAGATTCTTCCCCGCCATCTTCCTCTCCACCTAGCCTCCTTATCCCCACATTCTCCCCGGACGGACAAACAGACGAAGATGACATCGACATTACCGAGGATTCTTTATCACCTTTCGACGCGCGCAGGATCACCCCTACTCTCCATGCATCTCTCGTTTCGGAAATTCTCTCGTTGCGGCGGGAGATAGAGAGCAAAACCAAGGCCATTGACGGATTAGAAGAGAGCTTGGACGAATCAAGGACGGAAAATGAAACGTTGACCGCGAGTCTATCCCAGGCGACCTGGGAAGGTCGCTTGTTGAAACACCAAATCCAACTTCTGGAAGGCGGGACGTCATCTGCGATGACTGAGCTAGCTCGGGAGCGCGATGAAGCGGTTGAGAATATCGGCGACGTTCGTAGAAAGCTTGAGCAGGCACAGAAGAAAGCTCGAAGCCGTGAGGAGGAAGTCGAACGGACCCAGTTACTTTGGAATCGCGATCAAGAGTCCTGGGCGAATGAGCGTCGAACCCTGGAACGCAAGGTTCACGTAGTGGAGGGCCGCCTGAAGACCGTTTTGAATGAGATCGCAGCCACCCAGGAAGTGGCGACTAGCCACTCGCGTTCACAGCCGGGTAAGACTGGGGACTTTGTTCCTGACAAGAACAAAGAAAGTGACTCGGCTAGCGTGGCATCTAGTAGCCTAGGCCGCCGACGCGCGAGCGTGACCAGCGTGAGCTCGGAAGAGGTTGAAGAGGCGGTCATGTTCCGTAACGCGCGGTACTCGGTTATTAGTTTTGCGTCTGGAGTCAAGGATGGTCCAGGAGTGAACCTGGCGGATGAACTCGATTTCGATGAAGAGGtcgaggacgaggacgaggacgaggacgacGATGAGGACAAgggcgaggatgaggacgaggatgaggacgagaACGATGTTGAGGGTGAGGACGAGTTTGTTCTAtctgacgatgaagatgaattACCCGCCTCTCCGGGGGCGCTCCCCGAAGAGCGTCCAATGTCAGTTCACTCACAGGGGTCGCATAGTATCTCCGACAAGGCCAGGAAGATCCTCGGTCTGTCCCTTCAGAGCTCGGACTTACACTCACCCACGGCCATGGAGTTCCGTACCCGGGAACTCGGGCTTGCTAGCCCAGTGAAACTTGACTCGGCGGTCGAATACCGCGATATCGGCATCCAATACTCACCTCCTCCGTCGCCTACGATAGAAACGAGGGTTGTACACAACAATCATCCCGAGTCCACGGAAATGGCCTCGGAACCCGACAAGGATGATGACCTTGATACGAACATGTCTGAAACGATGGACAGCGCCACGCTCCCCGTTGCACCTCAGATGGTTTCGACTTCTTGTCAGACCGTGGATGAGCCCCCAAGTCCTCCAGGGATACCCAATGCGGCTGAGTCGCCTCAACCTGTTGAATCCATCTCCGAGCAGGTGCGAATGACATCGGTGTCCACTCAGACCGATGTCATTCCGGAATCAGATGTTGTCCAAAGCGAGAACCATATCAACTTGCCCCCGAACGATGTCCCATCACAGATGGACATTCCAATGATTGCTATTCATCCACCAGGCTCAGAGCCGTCCTCACCACGGAACAGTGTCGTTCTTCCACCGCAAACCAAAAACATCGGTTGTCAGGCCAACTTCCGGGCAATTGCTGATTGCCGATCCGTCGCCATCCAAACTGAGGAGACCCGTATTGATCTACGCCCTGTCAAACTTCCCGCTAGTCTTCTCCCTTCTGCTATTCAAGATGCACTACCTCGTTCTGAGCTTCAAGGGCCTAGCCTCGAGCCTTACACTGTGCCCCCTCTTCCGCCACGGTCCGAAAAACGAAAGCAGAGACCTCTAGTAACAGATCACTCGACAGATGGTCCCGTGAAGCCTCCTAGAGCATCCTATCCAGACCATGTGCAGGCCTACCCTGGTAACAACGACAATGGTCCGCTCTCAAATGATGCTTTGTCCAATATTCGACGACCTCTGCGGTCTAGCAGTCTCTTCGCCGGGTTTGAACACAATAGCGACGACGAAGGGCCCCATAACGAACGCGATGTCTTTACCGATGATGAGCTTCTCAACCGCCCATTTGCCGCATACACTGTCAGCCGTGGCAAGCTTATCACTACGAAATCAAGACCCAGCTTGGATGACATGTCTCTCCCCGAAGTCGACGAGCAACTGACTTCCCCGGAGTCAAGACCACCCGATATTGGCCGctctcgggtttctcaatGGTCTGGTACAGCTTTCTCAAGTATTCGCCAGCCCGGCATACGCAAAATGACTCTGATCTCCAGCGGAACTGCCCTGCACCAGAAGCCTCGTGCCCGCAGTCCCAGCGAGCCAAGTCTCGACAGCGGCAGTGCAGGCTCAAGCATCGCACCACCATTCCCCGTGCCCATCCGTCTGAGCTCACGCAAGCTCCCGCTCAACGGCAGCGACGGTCCTCCAAGTCCTACTCACTCAGTCAGCAGACAGTCCCCAGACCGTGGTCGCCACTCTATTGTCCGGCGCCCAAGTGTCCGCCGAGTGCGATCTGCTACAGCAAAGTCACAGTCTGGTATTATCGAAAGGGCAGAAACTTTCTCGTCCCCCTCACAGTCGATCTCGACCCTTTCCCCAGAGAGCCCCACATACCGACCATACCGACCACCACCGCCGATGCCGTGTGATGATATCACAGCACCTCATGAGCGGTGCGGGCCCCCAAAACGCGCCCCCTCGTCTCAAACCAGGAACCGTGAACAGTGTGAAAGAAAAGATTCCACCGGCGGTGTGCAGCCGACCAGTGTCGTTGATGCCATTGCTCAGACCATGGTTGGCGAGTGGATGTTTAAATACGTCCGTCGACGCAAATCATTCGGAGTGGGCGAATCCAAGGAGAACTGGGAGGGCAAGAACCCCGAGGATGTGTCGGCGAATATCACAAACAGTGGTGTACGACATAGGCGATGGGTTTGGCTCGCCCCGTACGAGGGCTCCATTATGTGGAGTAGTAAACAGCCTACCAGTGGGCCTGCATTGCTCGGCAAGAGTGGCCGGAAGT TCGCCATTCAATCCGTCCTGGACGTCAAAGACGATAACCCCATGCCCAAAGGCGCCGGCTCTTCGCCCCCATTCAACCGCTCCATCCTGGTGCTGACACCACAGCGCGCTCTAAAATTTACGGCGCTAACCATCGAACGACACTACGTCTGGCTAACAGCCCTTTCCTTCCTAAGCCATTCTTCAATTGGACTCCAAGAACTAGCAGCCCTACCTCCAGTCCCACAAGAAGAATCCCCAACCCTACCCCACGTCTCCCTCAACCGAAACCCAATCCGCGATTCAATCCGCGTCGCAAAGGGCCGCCCCCGCCCAATTCCAAAGGGCAAACGCTCCTTCAACAGCGCCGGCGCTCCAGCCCCAGTCCCCGAAGTCCCAGACGACAGCATCGACCAAGCAGCTGACGCACCACACGTGCCCCGCTTCTCAACCCACAGCCGCAAACGCAGCAATACCGCACCCCGCCCAGCTCTCCACGCTCTCCGCAGCTTCTCCAGCGCCGGCACTATGCCATCTTTACACAGCGGCACCACGGCCGGCTCCTCGGAGCCACATTCCTCCGCCATGCAGCCCCCAGTCCTGTCCCCGAGCATTGGCAGTCGCCACAGCAGTATCAGCCTACGGACTTCCGAGACGAGTGGCCGTGCTTCCAGTGTGGCCGGCAGCAACATGTTCGATATAGGCACTGTACGCATGGAGGCTTTCATTGATCACCACGCAGAAGAGATGAATCGCCCCCGTGCGCCTCCCCGCCAACGCCATACCCGCAAGACTTCCAGTCAGTGGAGTGAGAGGCAGTATGAGTTTGACACGCCTTCTGTTAATGGCAGCGAATTCTCATATCGACCTGAAGATCAATGGCGTGAATTCTAA
- a CDS encoding MRNA splicing factor RNA helicase (Cdc28), putative, giving the protein MENRIFVSDNLLRLTGASEPTIIDFVLATASSAKSTSSLQDTLVSFLDGVDASSAEIGLFARELHARMGKGAQPSASTSKPATSKESTKKKYRLVDMGEDQPEPAPLLGPTNIEADRERRRRRDRDSDKDRTSSRRDPEPRSRGEKDDSRKRDRSRDAESHDRPRTRKLRKKGSQDFDDRWGDEEILEEEMSPQEFEVSPSKRTRLDDGSASPNPTSPADDVDIDPKTKQEIDRQRDLRERDEFAKRLANRESNKSKKIVEDRTRDSEAARRRALGDDASARASTMPDLRERSRQEYLKKRETERLALLRRQVVEEAAELRENPNLSRKEKEEFARNREVLRLAEERLRIDDHRDGYQMPSDYITEKGKIDRKKKEEALYKRYVERDELGQERFVTEHEEWELEQAAKAKAQIKKAEFVDEGDYEYVFDDSQQINFVMDAKLEGTQKPLTKEQLRFKEQVDAAEKKALSMEETRKSLPIYQFRDQIIQAVAQHQVLIIVGETGSGKTTQIPQYLHEAGYTKDGLKIGCTQPRRVAAMSVAARVADEMGTKIGNEVGYAIRFEDNTSDKTILKYMTDGMLLRELLTEPDLSQYAALMIDEAHERTVPTDIACGLLKDIAKARPDLKLLISSATMDAQKFQEYFDNAPIFNIPGRRYPVDVHYTSQPEANYLAAAITTVFQIHVSQGPGDILVFLTGQEEIEAAEQSLQETARKLGSKIPEMIIAPIYANLPSELQTKIFEPTPPKARKVVLATNIAETSLTIDGIVYVIDPGFVKENVFNPRSGMESLVVTPCSRASANQRAGRAGRVGPGKCFRLYTKWAYYNELEENTTPEIQRTNLNGVILMLKSLGIDQLLDFDFMDPPPAETIIRALEQLYALGALNDRGELTKVGRQMAEFPTDPMLAKAILAADKYGCVEEVLSIVSMLGEGSALFFRPKDKKIHADSARNRFTIKDGGDHLTLLNVWNQWVDSDFSTIWAKENFLQQRSLTRARDVRDQLAKLCDRVEVAVSTCGSTNIQPIQKAITAGFFPNAARLQRGGDSYRTIKNGQSVYLHPSSTLMEINPRWVIYFELVLTSKEYMRSNMPLQPEWLVEVAPHYYKKKDLESLGLDRKMTKGQGVAGEKSRE; this is encoded by the coding sequence CCAAACCCGCGACGAGCAAGGAATCTACGAAAAAGAAGTACCGTCTGGTGGATATGGGCGAAGACCAGCCAGAGCCTGCCCCCTTGCTAGGACCCACCAATATCGAGGCAGACCGAGAGCGACGGAGGAGACGGGACAGAGACAGCGACAAGGACAGGACCAGTAGCAGGCGAGACCCCGAGCCTCGGAGTCGCGGGGAAAAGGATGACAGCCGCAAGCGAGACCGAAGCCGCGATGCAGAGAGCCACGATAGGCCTCGGACGAGGAAGCTCCGCAAGAAGGGCTCTCAGGACTTCGACGATCGATGGGGTGACGAAGAGATACTCGAAGAGGAGATGTCCCCGCAGGAATTCGAAGTATCCCCCTCGAAGCGCACACGACTCGACGATGGTTCCGCATCTCCCAATCCCACGTCACCGGCTGACGATGTCGATATCGACCCTAAGACCAAGCAAGAGATCGACCGCCAACGGGATCTTCGTGAACGAGATGAGTTTGCCAAACGGCTGGCCAACAGGGAAAGTAACAAGTCGAAGAAGATTGTAGAGGATCGGACGCGTGACAGCGAGGCTGCACGACGACGTGCACTGGGCGATGATGCCAGCGCGCGGGCTTCGACGATGCCCGATCTGCGAGAAAGATCTCGACAGGAGTACTTGAAGAAGCGTGAGACAGAACGCTTAGCACTGCTGCGAAGACAGGTTGTAGAGGAGGCCGCGGAGTTGCGTGAGAACCCGAATTTGTCTcgcaaggagaaggaggagttCGCGCGCAACCGGGAAGTCCTTCGTCTCGCCGAGGAACGGCTTCGGATCGATGACCACCGTGATGGTTATCAGATGCCATCTGACTACATTacggaaaaggggaagatcgaccggaagaagaaggaagaggcTCTATACAAGCGGTATGTCGAGCGTGATGAGCTAGGCCAGGAGCGATTCGTCACGGAGCACGAGGAGTGGGAGCTGGAGCAGGcggccaaggccaaggcacAGATCAAAAAGGCCGAGTTCGTGGATGAGGGAGACTATGAATATGTCTTCGACGATTCACAGCAGATCAACTTTGTCATGGATGCCAAACTCGAGGGCACGCAAAAACCACTGACGAAGGAGCAGCTGCGGTTCAAGGAGCAGGTCGATGCAGCGGAGAAGAAAGCCCTCTCGATGGAGGAAACACGCAAGAGTTTGCCCATTTATCAATTCCGTGATCAGATCATCCAGGCTGTGGCACAGCATCAAGTTTTGATTATCGTTGGTGAAACTGGTTCTGGAAAGACCACACAGATCCCACAATACCTCCACGAGGCCGGTTATACCAAGGATGGCCTCAAGATCGGATGCACGCAGCCGCGACGAGTGGCTGCCATGAGTGTTGCTGCTCGTGTGGCGGATGAAATGGGCACGAAGATTGGAAATGAAGTTGGTTATGCCATCCGATTCGAGGATAACACCAGCGACAAGACCATCCTCAAGTACATGACCGATGGCATGTTGCTGCGAGAACTGTTGACCGAGCCGGACTTGAGCCAGTACGCGGCCTTGATGATTGATGAGGCGCACGAACGGACGGTGCCAACAGATATTGCTTGTGGTCTGCTTAAGGATATTGCCAAGGCACGACCTGATCTGAAGCTGCTCATTTCTTCGGCGACAATGGACGCGCAGAAGTTCCAGGAGTATTTCGACAATGCGCCCATTTTCAATATTCCTGGTCGCCGATACCCCGTCGACGTGCATTATACTTCACAGCCCGAAGCCAACTACCTTGCCGCAGCCATCACAACGGTATTCCAGATCCACGTCTCGCAAGGCCCAGGAGAtatcttggtcttcttgactggacaagaagaaatcGAGGCCGCTGAGCAAAGTTTACAGGAAACAGCTCGAAAACTTGGGAGTAAGATTCCGGAAATGATAATTGCTCCTATCTACGCCAACCTGCCGTCCGAACTACAGACTAAGATTTTCGAGCCTACTCCGCCTAAGGCGCGAAAAGTGGTGCTTGCCACTAATATCGCTGAAACTAGTTTGACTATCGATGGTATTGTCTACGTGATTGATCCCGGATTCGTTAAGGAGAACGTATTCAACCCACGCAGCGGAATGGAGAGCTTGGTCGTGACACCGTGTTCACGTGCCTCGGCGAACCAACGAGCCGGCCGTGCCGGACGTGTTGGGCCGGGCAAGTGTTTCCGCCTGTACACCAAGTGGGCGTACTACAACGAGCTGGAAGAGAATACCACCCCCGAGATTCAACGTACCAACTTGAACGGAGTGATTCTGATGCTGAAGTCACTGGGCATTGACCAATTGCTCGACTTCGACTTCATGGACCCACCGCCGGCGGAGACCATCATTCGTGCTCTGGAGCAGCTGTATGCGCTCGGAGCACTCAATGACCGAGGCGAGCTGACCAAGGTCGGCCGGCAGATGGCTGAGTTCCCAACAGACCCGATGCTCGCTAAGGCGATCCTTGCTGCCGACAAATACGGCTGCGTAGAAGAAGTCCTGTCGATCGTGTCGATGCTCGGTGAAGGTAGCGCACTCTTCTTCCGACCCAAGGACAAGAAGATCCACGCGGACAGTGCGCGTAACCGGTTCACCATCAAAGACGGCGGTGACCACCTGACGCTACTGAACGTCTGGAACCAATGGGTCGACTCGGACTTCAGCACGATCTGGGCGAAGGAGAACTTCCTGCAGCAGCGCAGTCTGACGCGAGCGCGCGATGTGCGCGACCAGCTCGCCAAACTGTGCGACCGTGTCGAGGTCGCTGTCAGTACCTGTGGATCTACGAATATTCAGCCAATCCAGAAGGCCATCACGGCTGGGTTCTTCCCCAATGCGGCACGACTCCAGCGCGGCGGTGACAGTTACCGCACAATAAAGAATGGGCAGTCCGTGTACTTGCATCCGTCTAGTACGCTGATGGAGATTAATCCGCGCTGGGTCATCTACTTTGAGTTGGTCTTAACCAGCAAGGAGTATATGCGTAGTAATATGCCGTTGCAGCCAGAGTGGCTGGTTGAGGTTGCGCCGCATTACTATAAGAAGAAGGACTTGGAGAGTCTGGGGCTGGATCGCAAGATGACGAAGGGGCAGGGGGTGGCTGGGGAGAAGAGTCGGGAGTAG